The Nilaparvata lugens isolate BPH unplaced genomic scaffold, ASM1435652v1 scaffold801_1_2, whole genome shotgun sequence genomic sequence TGATTCACATTATCGAAAGCTTTGCTGAAATCAAACTGTATCAAAAGAGTACCAGCAGTCAACTTCTTGTCCAGTGCAGCCCGAATATCATCAGTTATCTTAATCAAAGCAGTGCTTGTACTATGATGAGGTCTGAATCCAGATTGAAACTTGGCAAAGAAATTGAAACGAGACAGATATTCAACCACCTGCCTATGAACTATCTTCTCATGAGCTTTGGATATCGAACAGAGAATATTGATTGGGCGGAAATCATTGGGAGCTGATGCATTTTTAGTTTTAGGGATAGGTTTAATCAATGAACACTTCCATAAGTCAGGAAAAACACTTGACTGCAGAGAAAAGTTAAAGATGTGGGTGATTGTGGGAAGCAGAATGGGAAGTAGCTTTTTGTAGAAAAGAATTGGAATACCATCCACCCCTTTAGCGTTTTTATTTGCGTTGAGGATAATATGAGATACTTCTGCCGGGTAAACATATGAGAAAAAGAATGGTTCATCTGGAAGGACATGAAGAAACTGGTTGATTAATTGGTTTTGTGCTATCTCCTCATTATTAATAGGGGTAGTTGGGTTGATGggttcaacaaaataatcatttaattCATCTAGTGGGAGATCAATGCTAATATTTTGCTTCTTATTCCGATGAGCACCCAGACGACGGACATTATCCCATAGAAAAGAAGTAGACTTATTACAATTGAATGTATTGTGGTAGAATCGTAATTTTGCATTACGTCATAAAGATTTAACTCTATTTCGCAATACTTTGAAACTGTTGAAATCAGCCTCACTATTAGACCTTTTGAACTTCCTTTTTGCCCTATCCCTTTCACGCCTTGCTTGTAGAATCTCCCTAGTAATCCATGGCACTGGTTTATGTTTAGTATGAGCAACATGGATTGGTGCATGCTTATCGAAAACATCCACAATCATTGATTAAATAGTGATACTTTATCATTTATATCATTTAAAAGACCAATTTGATGCCAAGGCATATCAATTGCCTCATTCAATACCCTTTCAATATCAAAGTTCCTGAAATTCCTGTATGTGAAATGTTCCCCAGCAGTTGATTGTACCGATAGGtcataaataacaaaaatcaaGTCGTGATGAGGAAAGCAAGGTGCAGGAAACTGACcataatgagaaacaaaattagGTTCACTAACAAGTACCAGATCCAAAAGTGTTTTAGAATTGGGAAGAAGATAAGTTGGAGTTGATGAATTTATAACCTTAAGATCCAAAGAGTTAATCAAAGTCATAAGTTGATTCTTTTCGAAGCCATCTTTCAATAAATCACAATTGAAATCACCAAGCAATATTATATGCTGATATAAGTGCATATAATTCAGTAAGGCATTCTCAAAAAGAGACAGCCTTCCCGCCTTAGGAGGACGATATACTACACCAATGAGAATCTTACAATCATCCGACGAGATCTCAATGAAGAGAAATTCTGGTGACTTGGAATAGGGTTGCGGAGAAGAATGCAACAGTTTCGGTGAAAGCAAAGATCGTATGTATACAGCGACATCCCCTTCACCCTTCCCTAGCCTATCATTACGGAATAATTTGTAATCAGACAATTCGAAGATTGAATCATGCAAAGAAGGCTTCAACCAAGACTCGCTAATACCAATTACATCAAAACtcaatgataaaaacatttcCTTGAAATCATCAAAGTGACCTGGAAGGGACTCAGCATTGATATGACACAGCCTTAATGAATTAGGATAATCGTTGAGTCTTCTTTGAATTTCACACACATCCATCGTTACAATCACACTCAATAATTATGTACAACAAACTTGCAAAAtgatattatacaaaataaaattaaaaagattCCTGATTCTATTCGAAGACAATCGCACAAATGTCATGAGGACTCAGTAACAATAAGGCTAAGAGCTAAGGGCTGAAGTAATCAATCAAGGCAAACAATCGCCAAcagcctcctcctccttctgttaaagcatgttaaattttgatcatgattaaattcaacGAGAATTAATCGGAGAACCCTTCCTTGTGAAAaatccttctctgattggttctggtggcatttaatcatgattaaaatttaacaggcttttgtgcaacaggacGAAGACTTGTTTCTCtattaatgaatgattgaatgaaacaGCTGACCTCAGCAAAGACGATGGCTAGCGTGTGCGCGGCAAAGACTTGTGTGAGGGAGCGGGCGGCCACTGAGTCATCCAACAGTCTCTCGTACTCGTCTCGTTTGGCCCGAGTCTCTCGCAGCAACCAACACAACAGCCACTCGTAGCATTCCAGCACAACTGCAACAGACCAacgaaaaaaaatatataacacTTAATATAATCACAACTCAACATCAAAACACTAAAACAAAACACTAATTACAATTACAACTAAACATCGACTCAACAAACATCGACTTAAAGCACAACTGCAACAGACTaataaaaaacaatggataCAAAACTAAATACAATCACAACTCAACATTAAAACACTAATTACAATTACAACTCAAAATCGACTCAACAATAACACAACTGTACGAATCAACACAAACAttaaagtgaggtccatgttataatggcagttttttattaacattggtgttgctatccttgtctagcatCCTTCATCCATCATCTTCTTATCACCCTTATATCATCTTTGAATCATCTTCCTATGAGGTAcatgttataatagcagtatttgatcaacattggtgttgctatccttgtctatcatccttgtataacctttgtatcatcttccacgtccacgatataatggcagtatttgattaacattggtgttgatatccatgtctatcattcaacaaagcagatagcgctatcctactagtagttctgtgagcagtagacctcgtgcagttatAAGCCACAATCTCCTCTTAAACAGTCTCtaatttttgaagaaaataatacaggttcagcctattttttccttcaatgccataattatgaattattatgattgtagtattttgtacaataaaataaaaaaatactgcccatcagagtaaatcctgtctgtatgtcgtgtcggcgagatatcgatgAGTAAACGGCTAATAGCTTTGGGGTTTTTGTATAAAAAattctaacatcaaaagctaatctccttcaagacatactggcaacaagTCAgccctacagtaactatatacaGTAATTACTACAGTaattatatagttactgtagtcagcccgagttgaaagcagagaaaggtcgagagaaaatactatgctactttcagttattaattgcatgcaattaataatccactcgacagctgatttatggttaataattctacagtctgattaAGGTAATATTGTCGCTTGAAGGAaactctttttccttttgtattatccctaaaatgcaaaatttcaaaaaaaccctTTTATATGCGTCGACGCGGAGAGGAACATACCTGACAAATTAcataaaaatctattgccgcgtttcgccgtaaatgcggaacataaataaatataaacatacaaacatttaaacataaagagaaatgcaaaaccgttgacttgaatcttagacctcacttcgctaggTCAATAAAAGCTCCACAAAGTTGCCAGATCTTTTTACAAAATGtagataattaaataaaatatttaaacgtaacttaattgaagaaaaaattcattgtttaataattgaaaaatattttttcttgacgattacaatataattgactattttcaacaagattgaacagttaatattacatcagatataataCCGGTGTCAGCCATCATCTATAGAaggtagtggcaaggcagagaaacgtcaacgctattctcctatcttccaccaatgccattataacgtgaacctcactataaaccGTAGATGCACGAATAACAACTAAAACTTAGCATTTTCAAATTGATCAGAAACAACTCACAAATGTGTTGACCCTGTTTTATGAATGAACAAAAGAAtggatattttcatttatttattcatatatttatttatctatcatttacaatcaatttaaggacaaagaaacagactacagtccaaaacttattttcattccaatttcataaaataaattgtccaaataaaggttatgtgcgacttcccaattcttcactaatttccacattgaaacaaaacacaaacacttgaaacaattaattttgaatttagaaagattaagatccgaattgataacaaaattccttctacttgactctcaaaactgtaaaaaaaatattaatttgaaattataattattaatttgatatgttttatgaatgaacaaataatagctgttaatgaatgaatgagcaACTCACAACCAGGATTGCAAACATCGACGAGCGCCGCACCACTGAACCTTGTCTTGAGTTTGGCGTCAATCTGCGCCATGAACCGAATCGTGGAGGCGGGAAACTCATCGCTATGCGCATGCGCAGTGCTATCATCAGCAATCTGCTGCGCAGTGCTGGCAGATGTCATCTGCCTCAGCAGCCACTGCGATGTGGTTTGCAACAGCACATTGTTGTCGCCTTCATAGGTCACCTTTGCGTCGTGGTTACTGCGCATCTCACTCAGGCCAGCACCTGATTCAAGcgaaaaataaaattcttaCAAACCAATCGATCGTTTTGTTTTCATTCACAAACAagagagaataagaaaaaacttTGATCATAAACTTTCTCATTACTTTGGAATAATAGAATCATGAATAAGTGTATTTTCATAAGTTTCA encodes the following:
- the LOC120349043 gene encoding peroxisomal acyl-coenzyme A oxidase 3-like (The sequence of the model RefSeq protein was modified relative to this genomic sequence to represent the inferred CDS: added 168 bases not found in genome assembly), which gives rise to MRSNHDAKVTYEGDNNVLLQTTSQWLLRQMTSASTAQQIADDSTAHAHSDEFPASTIRFMAQIDAKLKTRFSGAALVDVCNPGFVLECYEWLLCWLLRETRAKRDEYERLLDDSVAARSLTQVFAAHTLAIVFAEYNVVTCFWARCQQCSDSTQRTLSRISFTCSVCGVYTNTSPSSTKVDTVVAARWRA